From bacterium, a single genomic window includes:
- a CDS encoding zinc ribbon domain-containing protein, with translation MDAKRDICPNCGTRYEADGKFCIMCGTPRPKGDMVCPSCGEPIRETDIFCGNCGFRLRGDGSKVPARLEPEEEAKLYHSPTDAPITLSELLAVPPKLPDDGLIVRKSTTGVKYGPGSFERIKKLIRKGAITGDDTIGTGDGRWWLIKDHPQTCELVGVEAEEPEEVKIDLAAPRIEPETKKSVTKVSAEEEKDLPPRPGLIPPDNIYIYLIDSKKEMGPMSYATLVKYIRNGTLAKHDYIYSTKNKWTSFRDLLKEAGEGA, from the coding sequence ATGGACGCTAAACGCGACATCTGCCCCAACTGCGGCACCCGGTACGAGGCGGACGGCAAGTTCTGCATCATGTGCGGAACCCCCCGCCCCAAAGGGGACATGGTCTGCCCCTCCTGCGGCGAGCCGATCCGCGAGACGGACATCTTCTGCGGCAACTGCGGCTTCCGCCTGCGCGGCGACGGCTCCAAGGTGCCGGCCCGCCTGGAGCCCGAGGAGGAGGCCAAGCTCTACCACTCACCCACCGACGCGCCCATCACCCTCTCCGAGCTCCTGGCCGTGCCGCCGAAACTCCCCGACGACGGTCTCATAGTCCGCAAGTCCACCACGGGGGTCAAGTACGGTCCGGGGTCCTTCGAGCGCATCAAGAAGCTCATCCGGAAAGGCGCCATCACGGGGGACGACACCATCGGCACCGGAGACGGTCGCTGGTGGCTCATCAAGGATCACCCCCAGACCTGCGAACTGGTCGGCGTCGAGGCGGAGGAGCCCGAGGAGGTCAAGATTGACCTCGCCGCGCCCCGCATCGAACCGGAGACGAAAAAATCCGTCACCAAGGTGTCCGCGGAGGAGGAGAAAGACCTCCCGCCGCGTCCCGGACTCATCCCGCCCGACAACATCTACATCTACCTCATAGACTCCAAGAAGGAAATGGGGCCGATGAGCTACGCGACCCTGGTCAAGTACATCCGCAACGGAACGCTGGCCAAGCACGACTACATCTACTCGACCAAGAACAAATGGACCAGCTTCCGCGACCTCTTGAAGGAGGCCGGCGAAGGGGCGTAG